A stretch of the Candidatus Thermoplasmatota archaeon genome encodes the following:
- a CDS encoding DNA primase large subunit PriL, producing the protein MSIYVLAKYPFLKEAKEFVKNEKVSAEEILHDPLYERARAIGIQRVDDALEKGIVNDYPLLGETDALINIFSYPIARMIVASVESDYLRSRYSLAEAKRAYLNLRKEEETFVVNIAKEFGITITDELKMYFIDYLKNAPTWSDKWKLVNMPLQKGLVELKKGELARLLQENLRNKIYTEVIHLRPSPEAKKVFGEEVMKIKNILQRKETEGKVDIGKASISKFPPCMRQILAAAQSGINVPHVGRFTLVTFLHSVGMEMHEILQIFSKSPDYNEERTRYQIEHITGKVSGTEYNTPSCSSIKTWGLCPVEKMDGLCRRISHPLAYYRDKWRKKK; encoded by the coding sequence GTGAGTATTTACGTACTGGCAAAATACCCATTTCTGAAAGAAGCCAAGGAATTTGTTAAAAATGAAAAGGTGAGCGCCGAAGAGATACTCCACGACCCGCTCTATGAGAGAGCAAGGGCCATAGGCATCCAAAGAGTTGATGATGCCCTCGAAAAAGGAATAGTGAACGACTACCCACTACTGGGAGAGACAGATGCCCTAATAAATATTTTTTCCTATCCAATAGCCAGGATGATCGTGGCCAGCGTTGAAAGTGACTATTTGAGGAGCAGATATTCGCTGGCAGAAGCAAAGAGAGCATATCTGAATTTAAGAAAAGAGGAGGAAACTTTTGTTGTAAACATTGCAAAAGAATTCGGCATAACTATAACCGACGAACTAAAAATGTATTTCATCGATTATTTAAAAAATGCCCCGACCTGGAGCGATAAATGGAAACTTGTTAATATGCCCCTCCAAAAAGGATTGGTGGAGTTGAAGAAGGGGGAACTGGCAAGACTCCTGCAGGAAAATCTGCGGAATAAAATATACACCGAAGTTATACATCTTCGCCCCTCTCCAGAAGCGAAAAAAGTGTTCGGTGAGGAAGTTATGAAGATAAAAAATATATTGCAGAGAAAAGAAACGGAAGGGAAGGTTGACATAGGAAAAGCAAGCATTTCCAAATTTCCGCCCTGTATGAGGCAAATCCTTGCAGCCGCTCAATCCGGAATAAATGTTCCCCATGTCGGAAGATTTACCCTTGTTACGTTCCTTCATTCCGTAGGTATGGAAATGCATGAAATTCTTCAGATTTTCAGCAAATCCCCAGATTATAATGAAGAAAGAACCCGCTACCAGATTGAACATATAACTGGAAAAGTTTCCGGTACAGAGTATAATACCCCAAGCTGCTCCTCGATAAAGACATGGGGTCTCTGTCCGGTTGAAAAAATGGATGGCCTATGCAGGAGGATAAGCCATCCTCTTGCCTATTATAGAGATAAATGGAGGAAGAAAAAATGA